In Mauremys reevesii isolate NIE-2019 linkage group 20, ASM1616193v1, whole genome shotgun sequence, the following are encoded in one genomic region:
- the LOC120387215 gene encoding F-box only protein 39-like: MENDSELQQSCWAYLPNICLSHVFWWLDDRDRSRAALVCKRWNQAMHSGSLWRTRTITFSGRPSRSNTSEFESALWYVKRFGKYLEHLEIKFLNPYNAVLTRKFQVTMRGLLSRLGKCNSRLVSLTIQHLELDRLVWRNIIKNQFIKNLIIFLKRMGTHLVHLSLKGARVTLEEGCELLSSLSYLKNKSFASEINIEDFFSHHLSIYSSPLFHQTMSTFRNLVILTLNYNCISDELLDILCEHNAHSLWTINIKCHIHDPHGQVVWGMSWANLAKRAPKLKVNFFFERVMKHDSLARILLAEIPLRSISLRSCYFSDPDWSMRPTLTNLLPAYKHSLQKLTLEFNNSHESLDEELLQLVLSCKKLFFLKIWAFLRVAFVERLLQNQAEGKCTLRTMKVRIYTNRYETIEEDRMLRDIFRRYRDLIDSELNYFVIAYPMM; this comes from the exons ATGGAGAACGACAGTGAACTCCAGCAGAGTTGCTGGGCTTATTTGCCCAACATCTGCCTGAGCCATGTGTTCTGGTGGCTAGACGACAGGGACAGATCTCGGGCTGCTTTAGTCTGTAAGAGATGGAATCAAGCCATGCACTCAGGATCTCTCTGGAGAACAAGAACAATCACCTTCAGTGGGCGGCCATCCAGGTCAAACACATCCGAGTTTGAATCTGCTCTGTGGTACGTCAAGAGATTTGGCAAGTACTTGGAACACCTAGAGATCAAGTTCCTGAATCCTTACAATGCTGTCTTGACCCGAAAATTTCAAGTGACTATGAGGGGGCTTCTCTCGCGCTTGGGCAAATGTAACAGCCGTCTGGTATCCCTAACTATTCAGCACCTGGAGTTGGACCGATTGGTCTGGAGAAACATAATTAAGAATCAGTTTATCAAGAACTTAATTATTTTCCTGAAAAGAATGGGCACACATCTTGTTCATCTCAGCTTGAAAGGAGCAAGAGTGACGCTGGAAGAAGGCTGTGAGCTTTTGAGCTCTTTGAGCTACttgaaaaacaaaagttttgcctCTGAAATCAACATAGAAGACTTCTTCAGCCACCATCTTTCCATCTACAGCAGCCCCTTGTTCCACCAGACTATGTCCACGTTCCGCAACCTGGTCATCCTGACTCTCAATTACAACTGCATCTCGGATGAATTGCTGGACATCCTGTGCGAGCACAACGCCCATTCTCTCTGGACTATAAACATCAAGTGCCACATCCATGACCCTCACGGGCAGGTGGTTTGGGGGATGTCCTGGGCCAACCTAGCCAAGAGAGCACCCAAACTGAAAGTGAACTTCTTCTTTGAAAGGGTCATGAAGCACGACAGTCTAGCCAGGATACTCTTAGCAGAGATCCCACTCAGGAGCATCAGTCTACGGAGCTGCTATTTCAGTGACCCGGACTGGTCGATGAGGCCGACCCTCACCAATCTCTTACCAGCATACAAGCACAGTCTGCAG AAATTAACACTCGAATTCAACAACAGCCATGAATCACTGGatgaggagctgctgcagcttgtgTTATCATGCAAGAAGCTGTTCTTcctaaaaatctgggccttcCTCCGTGTTGCATTTGTGGAGAGGCTGTTACAAAATCAAGCAGAAGGGAAATGCACCTTGCGGACCATGAAG GTGAGGATTTACACAAATCGGTATGAAACCATTGAAGAAGATCGAATGTTGCGAGATATTTTCAGGAGATATCGAGACCTGATTGACTCAGAGCTTAATTATTTTGTCATCGCCTACCCGATGATGTGA